The Mytilus trossulus isolate FHL-02 chromosome 3, PNRI_Mtr1.1.1.hap1, whole genome shotgun sequence genome contains a region encoding:
- the LOC134711733 gene encoding uncharacterized protein LOC134711733, with the protein MEFISMQELIEKLSPHDKAALIHVVEIHDKYCEQCIKHKELKHECSDQHEAQLIDTTTEHIETASIILNCPDYASDKTTENYVECKDQVSYNDKSPESQGWSDTPLCMDVDNEEQSDDSCLHDKVTDCPEVTPIVQNEVSEKGPVDKKIEAGGSKTTKCAIHLFKKWLKQNGINQDFEYLAVDKIAEHVRLMGTTKTLNRNLLYPPRTMHFIRSSVMQYLNSQPYNRRISQAFFKMSTENRKTTENTNMYDLSLRNPITQPDLRKIYTSGIFGNGENYTPKLLLYKVWFELTLHFSNFLRKNGSRLRREELKIATDEKGRLFCTFCLNEMVDTRWMDAPRIYSMPGNPFCPMKSILLYISHLNPYNDLLFQKPAKFFKHDAEWYTSSPLSQHTIKKIMKVISKSAGLSIDYPNICVRETAFVILYEAGLWDDDEYKKCWVRGKGINVGSRKEEIFLKLQHYIHGDKGEITQPRSTAINKQAEDEADKTKPATTINMIDNSNIQVAHDTQKKQQNDISLVVQQTKNQENTEEQKTGTSQQTVDTATRQTDTEISKIPQDEQSKQQNNRNSSNSSDGIMVFDYMKSISNCQTNINQTSTLTQSSKGSQPAKVTSNLKLPKHVIIRAPYNSVKIENIQSDNSNLLNPAYKREQNDSGNTTMANKKPFMPVLKVPPTSNQDKVLQHQQVSAASKLSPGCSYMIPHTSWSDNQGHVNYLFMNTNQCMPKTNVDQKDKLPLIQVIDKKNKQESKYVNCKESKANTTMEKTHSIQATREAITILAKPQDCLKTQEMIQRKSPSNDSRTCKVTPIVRHKPTEKHTMKRSEQTRQQHANIEQKNTSQLLDVADIESPNSSIENPTMTRSEQARQQYGNIKQKNMNQCLDVPDIESPNSTTEINSQNLTKTKQFVFVNKKGVKCVKTIDTSMFRTSTETTATKIVQTQNLETPVVSLNQKPEQKRIGGTPVYFANEKDPRSLSDILHKNLTSAKMESCKNGKSVNKSMTMQMKPSSVQMIHIETVLENHKIEHGNISEEDKTSQERAELNMNTNSEENIAPIISFDEKSKLWVVQNMNDFVNHKMPSKSDTDNIGRKEMPTKHENREKSKISSENCIETDIHYAKESPKPDYKIKASNLEHIQTLIKEKVQNLNKRRHLETLIQEKVHKLKKRKHLETLIQEKVHNLKKRKQSTQVHVKEKLNSSLNVISGAQKVEVKEKLEKCAFDKVTKGKNLLDRRKVIMENSCNFLITDVKSIDTFNTDDTNWRAEENNTDENNNSEIISENIIHEEVEKIPEKVVNNTDLKVKSESNFDEFLPKFQQQFSQRKDKIAKILKKIQADSKRLEILKTLTKRSNTMDVNLESESNMEHYGQNIQSTEISTERLTEEDKNKLPHEFVEKPSHTGHLMKPKKFVFKKRKQCNEKGSNKTIVQQNTETEETQNDLSETEKEHFSPLKLAFRKKEGNEYEIIKYQNSNNVFYSPSFSKDSPDNRNILQKKERNKSYGEKLAEYKKRKSLHDEKDERDIENMEFYIEQNNEKEIDCTSVPLPFKKRIRMNQSYQTQQHNSEEEDQHLNYSLTEKETFSDSDWSLSDEPSLLKCVNTATFNFADIENDV; encoded by the exons ATGGAATTTATTTCCATGCAAGAACTGATAGAAAAACTCTCTCCTCACGATAAAGCAGCCCTCATTCATGTCGTTGAAATCCACGATAAATATTGTGAACAATGCATAAAACACAAAGAGCTAAAACATGAGTGTTCTGATCA acatGAAGCTCAGTTAATTGATACTACCACAGAACATATAGAAACTGCATCTATCATATTAAACTGTCCAGACTATGCTTCTGACAAAACCACAGAAAATTATG TTGAATGTAAAGACCAAGTTTCTTATAATGATAAATCACCAGAAAGCCAGGGATGGAGTGACACACCTCTTTGTATGGATG TTGATAATGAAGAACAAAGTGATGATTCATGTCTGCATGACAAAGTTACAGATTGTCCAGAGGTCACTCCAATTGTGCAAAATG aggTCAGTGAGAAAGGACCTGTGGACAAAAAAATTGAAGCCGGAGGGTCGAAGACAACAAAATGTGCAATTCATCTCTTTAAAA agtGGTTAAAACAGAATGGAATAAACCAGGATTTTGAGTACTTGGCTGTTGACAAAATTGCAGAACATGTAAGGCTTATGGGAACGACCAAAACATTAAACAGAAATCTATTGTATCCCCCTCGAACAATGCATTTTATAAGGTCCTCTGTAATGCAATATCTTAATTCTCAACCTTACAATAGAAGAATTTCTCAAGCATTCTTTAAAATGAGCACAGAAAAcaggaaaacaacagaaaacacGAACATGTATGATCTGTCATTAAGGAATCCTATAACACAACCAGATTTAAGGAAGATATATACCAGTGGAATCTTTGGAAATGGTGAAAACTATACTCCAAAGTTGTTATTGTACAAAGTATGGTTTGAACTAACCCTACATTTCAGTAACTTTTTGAGGAAAAATGGAAGTAGGTTAAGAAGAGAAGAATTGAAGATAGCTACTGATGAAAAAGGAAGATTGTTTTGTaccttttgtttaaatgaaatggTTGATACTAGATGGATGGATGCTCCAAGGATTTATAGCATGCCTGGAAACCCTTTTTGTCCAATGAAAAGTATACTGCTATATATTAGCCATCTAAATCCTTATAATGACCTGCTGTTTCAGAAACCAGCAAAATTTTTCAAACACGATGCAGAATGGTATACTAGTTCACCCCTGAGTCAGCATACAatcaagaaaataatgaaagtCATCTCCAAAAGTGCTGGTTTAAGCATCGACTATCCAAACATATGTGTCCGTGAGACagcttttgttattttgtatgaagcagGACTTTGGGATGATGATGAATATAAGAAATGTTGGGTAAGAGGAAAGGGTATTAATGTTGGCTCAAGGAAAGAggaaattttcttaaaattacaacattatATACATGGTGACAAGGGTGAAATAACACAACCAAGATCTACTGCTATAAACAAACAGGCAGAGGATGAAGCAGATAAAACAAAACCAGCAACTACAATAaatatgattgacaattcaaatattcaagTTGCTCATGATACACAGAAGAAACAGCAAAATGATATATCACTTGTTGTTCAACAAactaaaaaccaagaaaatacAGAGGAGCAAAAAACAGGTACCAGTCAGCAGACCGTTGATACAGCCACCAGACAGACTGACACAGAAATAAGTAAGATTCCTCAAGATGAGCAGagtaaacaacaaaacaacagaaacagtaGTAACAGCAGTGATGGCATTATGGTGTTTGATTACATGAAGTCTATATCCAACTGTCagacaaatataaatcaaacaagTACTCTGACTCAATCAAGCAAAGGCAGTCAACCAGCAAAAGTGACAAGCAACCTAAAACTTCCTAAACATGTTATAATCAGAGCACCCTATAATTCTGTTAAGATAGAAAATATCCAATCAGACAACAGTAATTTGCTTAACCCTGCTTATAAAAGGGAGCAAAATGATAGTGGGAATACAACAATGGCAAATAAAAAACCATTTATGCCAGTACTGAAAGTTCCCCCGACTAGCAACCAAGataaagtattgcaacaccaacaAGTTTCAGCAGCTAGTAAACTTAGTCCAGGCTGTTCATACATGATTCCCCATACATCATGGTCAGATAACCAAGgacatgtaaattatttgtttatgaataCAAATCAGTGTATGCCTAAAACAAATGTGGACCAGAAAGATAAATTACCACTCATCCAAgtaatagacaaaaaaaataaacaagagaGTAAATATGTCAACTGTAAAGAGAGTAAGGCAAATACAACAATGGAGAAAACTCACAGCATTCAAGCTACTAGGGAAGCAATTACTATACTGGCAAAGCCACAGGATTGTCTAAAAACACAAGAAATGATACAAAGAAAATCCCCAAGTAATGACAGTAGAACCTGTAAAGTTACACCTATTGTGAGACATAAACCAACAGAAAAACATACTATGAAAAGATCTGAACAAACTAGACAACAACATGCTAACATAGAACAGAAAAATACTTCTCAGCTTTTAGATGTAGCAGACATAGAAAGTCCAAACTCCTCCATTGAAAACCCTACCATGACAAGATCTGAACAAGCTAGACAACAATATGGTAATATAAAGcagaaaaatatgaatcaatGTTTAGATGTTCCCGACATAGAAAGTCCAAACTCCACAACTGAAATAAATTCACAAAACCTAACAAAAACCAAACAGTTTGTCTTTGTAAACAAGAAGGGAGTAAAATGTGTGAAAACAATAGATACTTCTATGTTTAGAACAAGTACAGAAACAACCGCCACAAAAATAGTCCAGACACAAAATTTAGAAACCCCTGTAGTATCATTAAATCAGAAACCAGAACAAAAAAGAATAGGTGGAACTCCTGTTTATTTTGCAAATGAGAAAGATCCAAGGTCATTGTCTGATATTCTTCATAAAAACTTAACATCAGCAAAAATGGAATCTTGTAAAAATGGAAAAAGTGTCAACAAATCAATGACTATGCAGATGAAACCTAGTTCTGTTCAAATGATTCACATTGAGACTGTCcttgaaaatcataaaattgaacATGGCAACATTTCTGAAGAAGACAAAACATCTCAAGAGAGAGCAGAACTAAACATGAATACcaattcagaagaaaatattGCTCCAATAATATCTTTTGATGAGAAAAGTAAATTATGGGTTGTTCAAAATATGAATGATTTCGTAAACCACAAAATGCCTTCTAAATCAGATACAGATAACATTGGAAGGAAAGAAATGCCAACTAAACATGAAAATcgagaaaaaagtaaaattagtAGCGAAAACTGCATAGAGACCGACATTCATTATGCCAAGGAGAGTCCAAAGCctgattataaaataaaagcaaGTAATCTTGAACATATACAGACTTTAATCAAGGAAAAGGTACAAAATCTCAACAAAAGGAGACATCTAGAGACCTTAATCCAGGAAAAGGTACACAAGCTCAAGAAAAGGAAACATCTAGAGACCTTAATCCAGGAAAAGGTACACAATCTTAAGAAAAGGAAACAGAGCACTCAAGTACATGTTAAGGAAAAGTTGAACAGTTCCCTGAATGTCATTTCTGGTGCACAGAAAGTGgaagtaaaagaaaaattagaaaaatgtgCATTTGATAAAGTTACAAAAGGAAAGAACTTATTAGATAGGCGAAAAGTTATAATGGAAAACAGTTGtaactttttaattactgaTGTAAAATCTATAGATACTTTTAATACTGATGACACTAACTGGAGAGCAGAGGAAAACAATACTGATGAAAACAATAACTCTGAAATAAtatcagaaaacataatacatgAAGAAGTAGAAAAAATACCAGAGAAAGTGGTTAATAACACAGATCTGAAGGTAAAATCAGAGTCTAATTTTGATGAGTTTTTGCCAAAGTTTCAACAGCAATTTTCACAAAGGAAGGATAAAATAGCAAAGATACTAAAAAAGATTCAAGCGGATTCAAAAAGATTAGAAATTCTGAAGACATTGACAAAGAGATCAAATACCATGGATGTGAATTTAGAATCTGAATCGAACATGGAACATTATGGTCAAAATATTCAATCTACTGAGATCAGTACTGAAAGATTAACAGAGgaggataaaaacaaattgccaCATGAATTTGTTGAAAAACCTAGCCATACAGGTCATTTAATGAAACCTAAAAAATTTGTGTTCAAAAAGAGGAAACAATGTAATGAGAAAGGATCAAATAAAACTATTGTACAACAAAATACTGAAACAGAAGAAACTCAAAATGATTTATCAGAAACAGAAAAAGAACATTTTTCACCATTGAAATTAGCTTTCAGAAAAAAAGAGGGAAACGAATATGAGATTATTAAGTATCAAAATTCCAATAACGTTTTTTATTCACCCTCATTTAGCAAGGATTCTCCTGATAATAGAAATATACTCCAAAAGAAAGAAAGGAATAAAAGTTATGGAGAGAAGCTAGCTGAATACAAGAAAAGAAAATCCTTACATGATGAAAAAGATGAAAGGGACATTGAAAACATGGAATTTTACATTGAGCAGAACAATGAAAAAGAGATTGACTGCACTTCTGTCCCGTTACCATTCAAGAAAAGAATCAGGATGAATCAATCTTATCAGACTCAACAGCATAACAGTGAGGAAGAAGACCAGCACTTGAACTACAGTTTGACAGAAAAGGAGACTTTTTCTGATTCTGACTGGAGTCTTAGTGATGAACCAAGTCTGCTGAAATGTGTAAATACAGCTACATTTAACTTTGCAGATATAGAAAATGATGTTTAA